The window AGACTGTCCTTTCCGTTTTGATTCGCGAAGCAAATCAGGAAAGGGGGCAAAATTTACCCATCAATTTTAAACTTGGTATCAAAAACTAAAATCAATCAAAAATTTTATTGCAAAATTATTTTGGATTTAGCATAATTATAATACTGAATGACAAAGAACGTTACTCTAACATTATTAGGACACAAAAATGTGGAGACAACGATGATTTATATGCATGTATTAAATCAGGGCGGAAAAAGTGTCAGAAGTCCAGCGGATTTAATATAAAAGAGAATAATTGAAACGGATTATGTTGCTTTTAATAGCAACATAATCTGAAAGTAAAAAGTGGTAATAATAATGTGTAAAGAATTGTATAGTACGAAATTAACCAAAAATAAACATGTGGGATTAGATTGCCATGGTAAGCAACATTTGCTGTTTCCATTGGTACACCTAATCTTATGTTGGCCGAAGTCATAGACCGTAAATGATAAAGGAGGAAAAATGAAGGTATTGGGTGTGTCAGGATCGCCAATAAAAAACAGTAACACTGATAGAGCGCTTAAAGCAGTCCTATCAGCAACAGGATGTGAATCGGAATTTATTAAGCTAATAGATTACACCGTTGCTCCTTGCAGAGCTTGTCTAGGGTGTCTCGAAACCAATCAATGCGTTATAAAAGATGATGGTATTAAATTAGCTGAGAAAGCAAAA of the Deferribacterota bacterium genome contains:
- a CDS encoding flavodoxin family protein, which codes for MKVLGVSGSPIKNSNTDRALKAVLSATGCESEFIKLIDYTVAPCRACLGCLETNQCVIKDDGIKLAEKAKNADALVIAGFTPYSSLDSRTKAFLERLYPLRHKTGFMATKPGGAVITCCVSEGNDALPPAC